One Candidatus Stygibacter australis genomic region harbors:
- a CDS encoding T9SS type A sorting domain-containing protein has product MKRILFALFLLFSILYLYSQTFEPVAVISCEENERIIYDSENGAGFYENNVYLVCSRVTINGWWEITLELYHSSDGGMSYTQQIIEEHFAQEKHLNLLKDLEFAPAIYIDEERMINIIYLDVETTKINLARSTNEGSTFTITELDGVTAKSQLLPIITDTGIYLAGSSLGYESLPLSSIMYVSLYEDSENDEYTINDHVKFWGLDVLTGMVFTNSDIWIQQCGGGNNGGFPTFLGEVYCAERIMDYNCGCPGVNSLPMDDIFYGGYEENCGTISFSPIASEIRENGITIEESSEHDILLVQMEGEIGMLRYADWVTERDTFTVYNSFPDEEHLQFPVGDSIWTNYIDMKELVWSEDTEFLIFDGHSFMVECDLWIEGVVGHDVTFGCADTVYIAGDILYEDVIAGESPDESEYVFGLVSEERIYIKYKWRDWDGNIHDDNCDDIYLYGSYAAIGDGDRDLYGNLNTHYEGCFTYEYQHPHGSTPGFELEVMPGEYWEVEYPDLHKFISPPSPYWSGDPDFFMHSNAPIPTNLFNTCGYPFEDPSYAEPNVAPYGTDLPWYNPVWPESANLGMGERGTINIFGGVHQYRRGYIHRSGTDCNNHPSETEWDIEHWQYGGTHGSTGYHKNYNEDIRLNEEYYPIDYPQLEFNSMGYYPMLTHNNIKLYSIDLEAGNAEEIMAFTEGESDIRVLDWCRQGTGFSLLCRGDECFIMDYDEGNYDLIAVSDSLNLLDQIESVNGQWMVKGNNQLWLVDSEGEMEEIDSPNNSYLQDFTSSSLNLRHCVCPVIRAYLIYAENEPGELEYINAYELENFDDYEFISRTFLECSYQDENVLVQILEEYPAEEGMPDFYKSIYFAYSDLPLAVLDLPSSEVSITPGLEVYPNPFNPVTNINFAVSEPGLVDICIYNLKGQKVENLLAENYEQGNYNITWDAGNCSSGIYFVKYKHNNKLKYIKKITLLK; this is encoded by the coding sequence ATGAAACGAATATTGTTTGCTTTGTTTTTGTTATTTTCGATATTGTACCTTTATAGCCAGACCTTTGAGCCGGTAGCTGTTATTTCATGTGAGGAAAATGAACGGATTATCTATGATAGTGAAAACGGGGCAGGTTTTTATGAGAATAATGTATACCTGGTATGCAGCAGAGTAACAATTAATGGATGGTGGGAAATAACTCTGGAATTATATCATTCCAGTGACGGGGGAATGAGCTATACCCAACAGATTATAGAAGAACATTTTGCTCAAGAGAAACACTTGAATCTGCTAAAAGATCTGGAATTTGCACCAGCAATATATATAGATGAAGAGAGAATGATCAATATCATCTATCTTGATGTGGAAACCACTAAGATAAATCTTGCTAGAAGCACTAATGAAGGAAGTACATTTACTATTACAGAGCTGGATGGTGTTACGGCAAAAAGTCAGTTATTGCCGATAATCACTGATACTGGAATATATCTGGCAGGCTCCTCTTTAGGATACGAAAGCCTGCCTCTGAGCAGTATTATGTATGTGTCTTTGTATGAAGATTCTGAGAATGATGAATATACTATAAATGATCATGTAAAATTCTGGGGTCTTGATGTACTTACTGGAATGGTTTTTACAAACAGCGATATTTGGATTCAACAGTGTGGAGGTGGTAATAACGGTGGTTTTCCTACTTTTCTGGGTGAGGTTTATTGCGCTGAGCGTATTATGGATTATAATTGTGGTTGTCCAGGTGTAAATAGTTTGCCTATGGATGACATTTTTTATGGAGGATATGAGGAGAATTGCGGGACAATCTCTTTTTCACCAATAGCCAGTGAGATCAGGGAGAATGGCATAACTATTGAGGAAAGCAGTGAGCATGACATCCTGCTGGTTCAGATGGAGGGAGAAATAGGAATGCTGCGATATGCTGACTGGGTAACTGAGCGAGACACTTTTACGGTTTATAACAGTTTTCCAGATGAAGAGCATCTGCAATTTCCAGTGGGGGATTCTATCTGGACTAACTATATAGATATGAAAGAATTAGTCTGGTCAGAAGATACTGAGTTCCTGATTTTTGATGGTCATTCCTTTATGGTGGAATGTGACCTTTGGATAGAAGGCGTGGTGGGGCATGATGTAACCTTTGGTTGTGCTGATACTGTGTATATTGCGGGAGATATCCTTTATGAAGATGTGATAGCCGGAGAATCTCCCGATGAGAGTGAATATGTGTTTGGATTAGTATCTGAGGAGCGGATATATATCAAGTATAAATGGCGTGACTGGGATGGTAATATTCATGATGACAATTGTGATGATATATATTTATATGGCAGTTATGCAGCAATTGGTGATGGCGACAGAGACCTTTACGGAAACTTGAATACTCATTATGAAGGCTGCTTTACCTATGAATATCAGCACCCGCATGGCTCAACTCCTGGTTTTGAATTGGAAGTAATGCCTGGTGAGTATTGGGAAGTAGAATATCCCGATCTCCATAAATTTATTTCTCCTCCTTCCCCTTACTGGTCAGGTGATCCTGATTTTTTTATGCACAGTAATGCTCCGATACCTACAAATTTATTTAATACTTGTGGTTATCCTTTTGAAGATCCAAGTTATGCTGAACCCAATGTAGCACCATATGGAACAGACCTGCCCTGGTATAATCCAGTCTGGCCAGAGTCTGCAAACCTGGGTATGGGGGAAAGAGGAACAATCAATATATTTGGCGGAGTGCATCAGTATCGGCGTGGTTATATCCATCGTTCAGGAACTGATTGCAATAACCATCCCAGTGAGACAGAATGGGACATTGAGCACTGGCAATATGGTGGCACCCACGGGTCAACAGGCTATCATAAGAATTATAATGAAGATATAAGACTTAATGAAGAATATTATCCGATAGATTATCCGCAATTAGAGTTCAATTCAATGGGATATTACCCGATGCTTACGCACAATAATATCAAGCTATATTCCATTGATCTGGAAGCAGGAAATGCAGAAGAGATCATGGCATTTACAGAAGGAGAGAGTGATATACGTGTGCTGGACTGGTGCCGGCAGGGAACAGGCTTTTCACTATTGTGCAGAGGAGATGAATGCTTTATTATGGATTATGATGAAGGAAATTATGATCTAATTGCAGTTTCTGACAGTTTAAATCTTCTGGACCAGATAGAAAGTGTGAATGGCCAGTGGATGGTAAAGGGTAACAATCAATTATGGTTAGTTGACTCTGAGGGAGAAATGGAGGAAATTGATAGTCCAAACAATTCTTATTTGCAGGATTTCACCAGTTCATCGCTGAATCTAAGGCATTGCGTATGTCCAGTTATCCGGGCATATTTGATCTATGCTGAGAACGAGCCAGGTGAACTTGAATACATAAATGCTTATGAATTGGAAAACTTTGATGATTATGAATTTATCTCCAGAACATTTTTGGAATGCAGTTATCAAGATGAAAATGTGCTGGTGCAGATTTTAGAGGAATATCCAGCAGAAGAAGGTATGCCGGATTTCTATAAATCTATCTATTTTGCCTATAGTGATCTACCTTTAGCTGTATTGGATTTACCTTCTTCAGAAGTTAGTATTACACCCGGTTTAGAAGTTTATCCAAACCCTTTCAATCCAGTTACTAATATCAATTTTGCAGTATCAGAACCCGGACTAGTAGATATTTGCATATATAATCTGAAAGGTCAGAAAGTAGAAAATCTGTTGGCAGAAAATTATGAACAGGGGAATTACAATATCACCTGGGATGCCGGCAATTGCAGCAGTGGAATATATTTTGTGAAATATAAACATAATAATAAGCTGAAATATATCAAGAAGATCACTTTACTAAAATAG
- a CDS encoding M42 family metallopeptidase, translating to MESIELLKRLTLAAGISGHESEITGIMKEQLSNWEYEEDRMGNITFIKKGSEQGKKLLFIAHQDEIGFIVADILPSGMLKIQNIGGWNPNTLLSSPVDVINDNEEKIPGIIGSIPKHFGVGDSQPQIPEMFVDIGAIDQNDVIENFGISLGNAITPVCRFYYNEQNRRMFSKAFDDRVGIAALIDLGKELAGEDTINTIYLCGSVQEEVGTRGAQAVAGYTDADYCFVLEGAPADDIPGIPGNPQTCVGRGVHLRIFDPTLIIPASIRNKIIQIARKYEIPVQPTVRRGGGTDGRQIHTANRGIPTIVLGVPVRFAHSHNCHISLDDYQNLVSLCLEIVREFKD from the coding sequence ATGGAAAGTATAGAATTATTAAAAAGATTAACTCTGGCAGCAGGGATATCAGGGCATGAATCAGAGATTACTGGAATAATGAAAGAACAATTATCGAATTGGGAATATGAAGAAGACAGAATGGGTAATATAACCTTCATCAAAAAAGGTAGCGAGCAGGGCAAGAAGTTGCTTTTTATCGCTCATCAGGATGAAATAGGCTTTATTGTAGCAGATATTCTGCCTTCAGGGATGCTTAAAATCCAGAATATCGGGGGATGGAATCCTAATACTTTGCTTTCGTCACCTGTAGATGTGATCAATGATAATGAAGAGAAAATACCAGGGATAATAGGTTCAATTCCCAAACATTTTGGTGTGGGAGATTCTCAACCCCAAATTCCTGAGATGTTTGTTGATATTGGAGCTATTGATCAGAATGATGTGATTGAAAATTTTGGGATCTCGCTTGGTAATGCAATTACGCCAGTTTGCCGTTTTTATTATAATGAGCAGAACAGGAGAATGTTTTCCAAAGCTTTTGATGATAGAGTGGGAATTGCTGCACTTATTGATCTGGGAAAGGAGCTGGCTGGAGAAGATACAATAAATACGATCTACCTCTGTGGCAGTGTTCAGGAAGAAGTAGGAACCAGAGGAGCTCAGGCGGTAGCTGGTTATACAGATGCGGATTATTGTTTTGTGCTGGAAGGGGCACCGGCAGATGATATTCCCGGGATTCCCGGTAATCCTCAGACTTGTGTGGGGAGGGGAGTTCACTTGAGGATTTTTGATCCCACCTTGATCATACCGGCATCGATCAGAAATAAAATAATCCAGATAGCCCGGAAATATGAGATACCTGTTCAGCCGACAGTTCGACGAGGTGGAGGAACAGACGGCAGGCAGATACATACAGCAAACAGGGGTATTCCCACAATTGTACTGGGAGTACCAGTACGTTTTGCCCATAGTCATAATTGTCATATATCTTTAGATGATTATCAGAACCTGGTATCTTTATGTCTGGAAATAGTAAGAGAATTCAAGGATTAG
- a CDS encoding 5-formyltetrahydrofolate cyclo-ligase — translation MKKNLRKTILSKRKEMFAEKYQQKSEIICQKLLNFPQIQDAETIHVYYPINQEVDIRPLIEELWEAGKKVVMPRADFKTKEMENYYVISFGQLEETRFGLHEPRVMSPLHLGSPDVILIPGIAFSLKHYRLGYGGGFYDRFLGKIDSFKIGVAFEMQIAANLPVEDHDQQLDLIVTETREI, via the coding sequence ATGAAAAAGAATTTGCGAAAAACAATTTTATCAAAGCGTAAAGAAATGTTTGCTGAAAAATATCAGCAAAAAAGTGAAATAATCTGTCAGAAGCTATTAAATTTTCCACAAATTCAGGATGCTGAAACTATTCATGTTTATTATCCGATAAATCAGGAAGTGGATATTCGTCCCTTGATAGAAGAATTATGGGAAGCGGGGAAGAAGGTGGTAATGCCACGTGCTGATTTTAAGACAAAAGAGATGGAAAATTATTATGTGATCAGCTTTGGGCAATTGGAAGAAACCAGGTTTGGTCTGCATGAACCGAGAGTTATGAGCCCCCTTCATCTGGGTTCTCCAGATGTTATTTTAATTCCAGGAATAGCTTTTTCTCTGAAGCATTATCGTCTGGGCTATGGGGGGGGATTTTATGATCGTTTTTTAGGGAAAATTGACTCATTTAAGATTGGGGTTGCATTTGAAATGCAGATAGCTGCTAATCTGCCAGTAGAGGATCATGACCAGCAACTTGATCTGATAGTTACAGAAACCAGAGAAATATAA
- a CDS encoding M20/M25/M40 family metallo-hydrolase: MDYPIIYVETVEQLKQLADKLTQLSEFALDLEADVNLHRYGRKLCLAQFWEGECCWLVDTTSVDISILKPIMENPEIVKVMYSASFDASLLADLASIELTGLMDLQLCGNLLGMGKRSLKHFIKELFDIDLEKDLQTSDWFRRPLTSDQIKYASLDVRYLLEARDILMPRLQAGDLLEEALDASHKVEQSRFQEVESPHLRVRNSAHLTPYQKIYLEEYYHVRDKIAQGWDAPAYRVFRSYQLIHLVKNPPHTLEDFKLINFFDDKLTEYRKDFLEATSKAQQRIMDQSSILKKEIIELRHLLHKHPELSGKENSTNKRIQRFIRNFNPSKTIQGLSRTGLVFEFEGKEEGPTVLFRSEMDAILSKEVSDIPWISRERKVAHLNGADGHCAILSGLAARLYSTEIRKGKIILVFQPSSENGKGALKILNDKRFQDSKPDFSFALKNLPGFPENNIIISQDGFCSASTGLLLKLRHDTQILNAGENSNFSLACGEIITNIPRICNDMDTQSKANIIYIQMGKQNFSKAPEQAEIRIRLSSENDKGLEEIKTSALEYINKISQEHNLEYLHDFSDSFPGLESAKDALDIIKKTCLKQDKELIIRDTIFPWSDDFGHFAQISSIAMFGIGAGVNHPPQGSAHFDFPDKLIHPTIEFLSGILSELEII, from the coding sequence ATGGATTATCCGATAATATATGTAGAAACTGTTGAGCAGCTGAAACAATTAGCTGATAAATTAACACAATTATCTGAGTTTGCACTTGATCTGGAAGCAGACGTTAATCTGCATCGCTATGGTAGAAAACTTTGCCTTGCCCAGTTCTGGGAGGGTGAATGCTGCTGGCTGGTTGACACCACAAGTGTAGATATAAGCATTCTAAAACCAATCATGGAAAATCCCGAAATAGTTAAAGTTATGTATTCTGCCAGCTTTGATGCCAGTCTTCTGGCTGATCTTGCCAGTATTGAATTAACTGGACTGATGGACTTACAACTGTGTGGCAATCTGCTTGGAATGGGTAAACGCTCATTAAAGCATTTTATTAAGGAACTTTTTGACATTGATCTGGAGAAAGATCTGCAAACATCCGACTGGTTCAGAAGACCACTTACATCTGATCAGATCAAGTATGCCAGTCTTGATGTCCGCTATTTACTGGAAGCCCGAGATATCCTGATGCCTCGGTTGCAGGCAGGTGACCTGCTGGAAGAAGCCCTGGATGCTTCTCACAAGGTTGAGCAAAGCAGATTCCAGGAAGTTGAGAGCCCACACCTTAGAGTGAGAAACTCAGCTCATCTTACTCCGTATCAAAAGATATATCTGGAAGAATATTACCATGTACGCGATAAAATTGCTCAAGGCTGGGACGCTCCTGCCTACAGGGTATTTCGCAGTTATCAATTAATCCATCTGGTAAAAAATCCCCCTCACACCCTTGAAGATTTTAAACTGATAAATTTCTTCGATGATAAATTAACTGAATACAGAAAGGACTTTCTGGAGGCAACTTCAAAAGCGCAGCAGAGAATAATGGATCAAAGTTCCATACTAAAAAAGGAAATTATCGAACTACGACACCTGCTGCATAAACACCCTGAACTATCTGGTAAGGAAAATTCTACAAATAAAAGGATCCAGCGTTTTATCAGGAATTTCAATCCTTCCAAAACGATCCAGGGTTTATCACGGACTGGTCTGGTTTTTGAATTTGAAGGAAAGGAAGAGGGCCCTACAGTGCTTTTCCGCTCTGAAATGGATGCCATATTGAGCAAAGAAGTCAGTGATATCCCCTGGATATCACGAGAACGAAAAGTTGCCCACTTAAATGGTGCTGACGGTCACTGTGCAATTCTGTCTGGATTGGCTGCCAGACTTTACAGCACTGAGATTCGCAAAGGAAAAATCATTCTGGTATTTCAACCCTCCTCTGAAAACGGCAAAGGAGCATTAAAAATACTCAATGATAAAAGATTTCAGGATAGTAAACCAGATTTCAGCTTTGCCTTAAAAAACCTTCCAGGATTTCCAGAAAACAATATCATCATTTCTCAAGATGGGTTTTGCTCTGCTTCCACAGGCTTACTCCTGAAGCTCAGACATGATACTCAAATCCTAAATGCCGGTGAAAATTCTAACTTCTCCCTTGCCTGTGGTGAGATCATTACTAATATTCCCCGAATTTGCAACGATATGGATACCCAGTCAAAGGCAAATATTATCTATATTCAAATGGGAAAACAAAATTTTAGTAAAGCTCCTGAGCAGGCTGAGATCAGAATCAGACTCAGCAGCGAAAATGATAAAGGTTTGGAAGAAATTAAAACCTCCGCCCTGGAATATATAAATAAAATTTCTCAGGAACATAACCTGGAATATCTCCACGATTTCTCAGATAGCTTTCCAGGACTTGAATCCGCCAAAGATGCTCTGGATATTATAAAAAAGACCTGTCTGAAACAAGATAAGGAATTAATTATCCGGGATACAATTTTCCCCTGGTCAGATGACTTCGGTCACTTTGCCCAGATTTCTTCAATTGCCATGTTCGGGATTGGTGCGGGAGTTAATCATCCCCCCCAGGGTTCAGCCCATTTTGATTTTCCAGATAAACTGATACATCCCACAATAGAATTTTTGTCCGGCATTCTTTCTGAACTGGAAATAATCTAA
- the tsaD gene encoding tRNA (adenosine(37)-N6)-threonylcarbamoyltransferase complex transferase subunit TsaD, which translates to MTGINKPFKILSFETSCDDTSTAVIDNSYKVYSNCISSQLIHEEFGGVVPELASRLHLKNIMWLTRLALEKSDQKLSDIDAIAVSINPGLIGSLLVGVSFAKSLAYAAQKPLIAVNHMVGHLYAIKLDYPDLEPPYLALVASGGHTELVHFFAKQEYKLIGKTRDDAAGEAFDKAAKLMGLGYPGGPLIDKLARNGNKKYYKFPLGLDRKDDFDFSYSGLKTSIRNYLHNKSTEEIKTHQEDIAASIQAAIIDIMVKKALNYAVQNNIGRIVAAGGVAANSYLRQKLTSRAGRYNIEVFFPSIGYCMDNAAMIGAAAIDKYQRQEFSGLDLNAFSTKGLRFV; encoded by the coding sequence ATGACAGGGATCAATAAGCCCTTTAAAATTCTGAGTTTTGAAACTTCCTGTGATGATACTTCCACTGCGGTTATAGATAATTCATATAAAGTATACAGCAATTGCATCAGTAGTCAGCTTATTCATGAAGAATTTGGGGGAGTAGTCCCAGAATTAGCCAGTCGGCTGCATTTAAAAAATATCATGTGGCTCACACGCCTTGCTCTGGAAAAATCAGATCAGAAACTCAGCGATATTGATGCCATTGCAGTATCAATTAATCCGGGTCTTATTGGCTCGTTGCTGGTGGGAGTTTCCTTTGCCAAAAGTCTTGCTTATGCAGCTCAAAAGCCATTGATTGCAGTAAATCATATGGTTGGTCATCTCTATGCGATCAAGCTGGATTATCCTGATCTAGAACCTCCTTATCTGGCATTAGTTGCCTCTGGCGGTCATACTGAGCTTGTACACTTTTTCGCAAAACAGGAATATAAATTGATTGGTAAAACACGTGATGATGCTGCGGGAGAAGCCTTTGATAAAGCTGCAAAGCTCATGGGACTTGGTTATCCAGGGGGACCTTTAATTGATAAATTAGCCAGAAACGGTAATAAAAAATATTATAAATTTCCTCTCGGTCTGGATCGAAAGGATGATTTTGATTTCAGTTATAGTGGACTCAAAACTTCTATCCGCAATTACCTTCATAATAAATCTACAGAGGAAATTAAGACCCACCAGGAAGATATTGCAGCATCAATTCAAGCTGCAATTATCGACATCATGGTAAAAAAAGCGCTTAATTATGCTGTACAGAATAATATCGGCCGAATAGTAGCTGCTGGAGGAGTTGCTGCAAATAGCTATCTCCGCCAAAAATTAACCTCACGGGCCGGCAGATATAATATCGAAGTTTTTTTCCCTTCAATTGGCTATTGTATGGATAATGCAGCCATGATAGGTGCTGCAGCAATTGATAAATACCAAAGGCAGGAATTTTCAGGTCTGGATTTGAATGCCTTTTCAACTAAAGGATTACGGTTTGTATAA